Genomic DNA from Streptomyces sp. PCS3-D2:
GGTACGCGGTCAGGTCGTCCGGGGTCGGGCAGTCGAAGACGACCGTCGCGGGGATGCGCAGCGTCGTCGCCGCGCTCAGCCGGTTGCGCAGCTCCACCGCGGTGACGGAGTCGAATCCGAGGTCGAGGAAGGCCAGTCGGCCGGGGACCGGGTCGGACCGCCCGGTCAGCGCGGCGGTCTCCGCTGCCACCAGCCGGGCCAGCGCGGCGCGTTGCTCCGCCGGGTCCATGGCGGCCAGCTCCGCGCGGAACGCGGCGCCGTCGTCCCGCTGCCCGTCGCCGTCCGCCGTCCCGTGCCCGTCCGCCGCTCCGGACGCGCCCGCCGGGACGGCCTCCGTGAGGGCCGCCAGCGGGAGTTCGGGTACGAGGGTGCCCGGCCCGGCGGAGCGTGCCTCCGGGTCGGGGCCCGGCGCGGCACCGCGTACGTACAGTTCACCGAGCGAGGTCAGGAACCGGCCCGGCCCGTCCTGGTTGCGGCGCAGCGTGCCGAGGACGGCGGCCTGTGTGCCGCGCTCCTGCGCGGTGTCCGTGAGGGCGGAAGTGAGCACGGTGTGCGGGCTGACCTCCAGCAGGACGTCGTGGCCGTCCCGCAGCAGGGCTCCGGCGGCCTGCCGGAAGAGGACCGTGCCGCGCAGGTTGCGGCACCAGTAGTCGGCGTCCAGGATCGGGACGTCCAGCCGTCCGCCGGTCAGCCCGGAGTAGTAGGGCAGGTGCGGGGTGCGGGGGCGGACCGGGGCGAGGTCGGCGCGCATCCGGGGGACGATCTCGTCGATGTGCGGGGAATGGGCGGCCAGGCCCACCGCGATCCGCCGTGCGTGCACCCCGTCGGCCGCGAGTCCGTCGAGGAGTTCGGCCGCGGCGTCGCGGTCGCCGGAGACGATCACGGACCGCGGGCCGTTGTGCGCGGCGACGACGAGGCGGCCGTCCCAGCGGCCCAGCCGCGGTTCGACCTCGCCGGCCGGGGCCATCACGGAGACCATGTCCCCGCGCCCGGCCAGCGTGGCCTGGGCCTGGCTCCACAAAGCCACCACGCGCGCGGAGTCGTCCAGGGACAGCGCGCCGGAGACCTCGGCGGCGGTGACCTCGCCGACGCTGTGGCCGAGCACCGCGTCCGGCCGTACCCCGTGTGAGCGCCACAGCGCGGCCAGGGACACCGTCACGGCGAACAGCACGGGCTGCACCACGTCGGCGCGGTCGGCCGCGGGGGCGCCGGGCGCGTCCGGGTCGCGGAGCACGTCCATCAGTGACCAGTCGATGAAGGGTTCCAGGGCCTGCGCGCACGCGTCCATCCGGTCGCGGAACACCGGGGAGGCGTCCAGCAGGTCGACCGCCATCCGAGGCCACTGCGCGCCCTGTCCGGGAAACACGAAGGCGACCCGCCGGGCGGACCCGGCGGCCGACCCCTCCACCAGGCCGGGCATGGTCCGGCCCTCGGCGAGCGCGTCCAGCCGCTCCAGGAAACCGTCGCGCCCGTCCGCGACCAGTGCCGCCCGCCGGCTCCCTCCGGACGCGGTGCGCGCGAGGGTGAACGCGACGTCCTGCGGACTCCAGTCGTCACGGCCGGCCAGGTGCGCGTGCAGCTCGCGTGCTCCGGCCGCCAGCGCGTCCTTGCCGTTGCCGGCCAGTGTCCACAGCAGCGGTGCTTCCGTACCGTCGGGGTGCGCCATCGTGTCTTCGGACTCCTTCACGGCGAGCAGGACCTTCCGTCACCGGACCTGGGCGGGCGCCCGCTCCCGCGGGTCCCGCGCCGGCCGGGGCGCCTTCGTCATGCCCGGCGCGTACCTCCGCCGGACCTGCGACGCCGATCTTTCCTAAGCCGCATAGCAGCCCGATAGCGCAGGCCGCGACACGGACAGGGGTACGCGTACGGGCACGTGTACGGCGTGTGTACGGGTACGGGGGCGGGCGGGTCGCGGAGTGCGGGAGGGCCGCGCGCACCTCGGGGGCGGGTCAGCCGTGCGTCACGGCGGACCGGCGCCAGCCCGGTGCGCGCGTCACGCCCAGCTCCTCCCAGATGCCGTCCAGGGCCGCGACGAACTCCGCGACCGCGGCGGGTTCGTGGACGGCACCGGGCGCGCTCCGGAGGATCTCCTGACCGGCCCGCACGCTCGGCGCGTTGATCGACTGCACGTAGATGCCGTGGCGCTCCAGCAGCAGGCCGGAGATCCGCTGGGCGAGCGCGTCGTCCCCGACGAAGATCGAGACGATGTGGGATTCGTCGGAGACGAAGGGGATGCCGTGTTCGGTGAGCAGCCGGTGCGTCAGCCGGGCGTTCTCGCGGAGCCGGTCGCGTTCCTCGTCGGAGGCGCGCAGGTGCCGGACGGCGGCGAGCGCGCCCGCCACGACCGAGGGGGGCAGGGCCGTGGTGAAGATGAAGGAGCGGGACAGACCGCGTACCGCGTCGACCAGTTCGGCGGGACCGGCGATGTAGCCGCCGGTAGTGCCGAAGCCCTTGGCCAAGGTGCCCATGATGACGGTGAACTCGTCGGCCAGGCCCAGGCTCGCGGCGATGCCTGCTCCCTGCGGCCCGTACATGCCGACCGCGTGGACCTCGTCGAGGAAGGTCATCGCGCCGTGCTTGCGGGCGATGGCGGCGATCTCGGCGAGCGGGGCAACGTCACCGCCCATCGAGTAGACCGACTCCATGACGATCATCTTCGGCCGGTCGGAATCGGTGGCGGATATCAGCTCTTCGAGATGCGCGGTGTCGTTGTGGCGGAAAATGCGCTTCTCGGCGCCGCTGTGGCGGAGTCCGTCGATGATCGAGGCGTGGTTCATCTCGTCGGAGAAGACGACGCAGTCGCCCAGCCGGCCGGCGAGGACCGTGAGGGCGCCGTCATTGGCGGTGTATCCCGACGTGAAGAGGAGGGCGTTGGCCTTGCCGTGCAGATCTGCGAGTTCCTGCTCCAGCAGTACGTGGTAATGGTTGGTCCCCCCGATGTTCCGGGAGCCGCCCGAGCCCGCGCCGTACGCGTCGAGGGCTTCCCGGGTCGCGGCGAGCACCAGCGGGTGCTGACCCATTCCCAGATAGTCGTTGCTGCACCACACGCTGATCTCGGAGCCGATGCCGTCGCGCAGGCTCCGGGCCGCGGGAAATTTCCCGGCGAGCCGGCTGACCTCCAGAAACTCCCGTTTCGCCTCTGCGGACCCGCCTTCCTTCATGTGCCGCGAGAAGAGCTCCAAGTATTGATTCATGACGACCCTTTTCTCCGAAGGCTGCGCCGATACGGGGCTCGGACTGGTAGAGGGGATTGTCCCAGAGCGGAATATCACTTCGATGACGCGGTCTGCGACAATTCAAGACCCCCGATGCGGCCGTTTCTTCAATTCACACTCCTGGTACACCCGCTTTGCTTGTTGTAGGCTCTGCCGAAATTCCTCGACACGGCACCACTGGAGTTCTCTATGCCGTCGAACGAAACGTATGTCAGCCAGATCCTTGAGGTAATTTCCGCCGAGCCGGAGAAAGTGGTCCTCTCCTGGCGGGACCGGACGCTTACCGCGGCGCAGCTGACCGCCCTGGTCCGGTCCGCAGCGCACTCCCTGCACCGGCACGCCGGCGGAAGCGACGCGGGCGGCGGCACGGCCGGCACCGTGGTCGCCATCCTCACCGTCACCAACACCGGCCCGACCCTGGTCCTGCGCTACGCCGCGAACCTGATCGGGGCCACCGTCGTCCACCTGCACACCACCAACGCGGTCGACCCGGCCGACCACTTGGCCGCCGACGCCAAACTCAAGATCCTCCGGGACACCGGCGCGACGCACCTGGCAGTCGACGCGGAGAACGTCGCGACCGCCCGCGAGCTGCGCGAGCGGCTGGGCACCCCGCTCGCCCTCGTCGCCCTCGGCGACCTCGGTCCGGACGTCCTGGACCTGACGGCCGGCGACGCGGACGCGCTGGACCCGTCCGGCATGGGGATAGGGCTCGACCGGCCCGCGGTGGTCACCTACACGAGCGGCACGACGGGCGAGCCCAAGGGCATCGCCTTCGACTTCCGCACCCGCAACGGCTTCATCTCGGCCGGGCTCCAGATGGGCTGGCGGTCGGTCTACCTGGCCTGCCTCCCGCTCAGCCACTCCAGCGGCGCCACGGCCGACGACTCCCTGGCGTCCGGCGGCTCGGTGGTCCTGCGGGACGGCTTCGACCCGGGTGACGCGCTGCGCTGCATCGAGCAGTACAAGATCACCCGGATGCTGCTCTCACCTCCCCAGCTCTACCTGCTGATGGACCGGCCGGAGGTGGGCTCGACCGACCTCTCCAGCCTCCAGATGGTGACGTACGTGGGCTCCCCCGCGTCCCCCGAGCGGCTGGCCGAGGCGGTCAAGGTCTTCGGCGACGTACTGATCCAGGTGTACGCGACCAGCGAGGCGGGCTTCGTCAGCATGCTCTCGCCCGCCGAGCACCTCGACCCCCGGCTGCGGGAAACGGTCGGCCGGCCGATGCCCGGCTGGGTGCGGATCACCGACCCGGACGACCACCGCGACCTGTCGCTCGGCGAGATCGGCGAGGTCTGCGTACGGTCGGCGTTCACGATGAGCGCGTACGTGGCCGAACCCGAGCTCACCGCCCGGACCGTACGGGACCGCTGGGTGCACACCGGTGACCTCGGCTTCGTCGACGGCGACGGCTACCTCCACCTCCGCGGCCGGATCGGCGAGGTGATCAAGACCAACGGCATCAAGATCCATCCGGTGACGGTGGAGAACGCCTTCCTCGCCCACCCCGATGTCGCGCAGGCCGCCGTCTTCTGCGTCAAGGACCGGGACCGGATCGAGCACCTGCACGCCGCCGTGGTGCTGCGCGCACCGGGCGCGGTCACCCCCGAGGAGCTGGCGGAGCACATCCGGGCCACCATCTCGCCCAAGCACGTCCCCGCCGACATCCGCGTCCGGCCCGCCCTGCCGCTCACCGGCGTCGGCAAGCCGGACAAGGCGCGGCTGGCCGCCGAAGCGGGCGCGTGAGACCGCCGTGACCCTCTCCGTGGCGGCCATCCTCGCCGAGTCCGCGCTACGACGGCCGGAGCACCCGGCAGTCGTGTGCGGTACCCGGAGGATCACCTACCGTGAACTGTGGGACGGGGCACGCCGGTACGCGGCGGCGCTGCGCGCGCGGGGCATCGGCCCCGACGACAAGGTGGCGCTGCTGCTGCCCAGCACCCCGCACTTCCCGCTGGCCTACTTCGGCGTACTCGCGCTCGGCGCCATCGCGGTCCCCGTCCACGCCCTGCTCCGCTCGGACGAGATCGCGTACGTCCTGGAGGATTCCGGGGCGGTCGCACTGGTCTGCGCCGCCCCGCTGCTGGCCGAGGGCGGCAAGGCGGCGGAGGCGACCGGCACCCCCCTGCTCACCGTCATGGAGGAAGGAGACGGGGAGGAAGGGGCGGACGGTGAGCAGGGGGGTGGCCGCCCGCCGCGGCTGGACGCGCTCGCGGCGCGCAGCGCACCCGTCGACCGCCAGGTGCCGCGCGACCCCGGTGACATCGCGGTGATCCTCTATACCTCCGGCACCACCGGCCGCCCCAAGGGCGCCCTGCTCACCCACCTCAACGTCGTCATGAACGTCGACACCACGATGCAGTCGCCCTTCGACTTCACGCCGGACGACGTGCTGCTCGGCTGTCTCCCCCTCTTCCACACCTTCGGCCAGATCTGCGGAATGAACACCTGTTTCCGGGCCGGGGCGACCCTGGTCCTGATGCCCCGGTTCGACGGGCCGGGCGCGCTGGACCTCATGGTCCGGGAGCGGTGCACCCTCTTCATGGGCGTCCCGACCATGTACCGGGCGCTCCTCGACGCGGCCCGCGCCGACCCGCGCAGACCTCAGCTCGACCGCGCGTTCTCCGGCGGCTCGGCGCTGCCGGTGGCGTTCCTGGACGCGTTCCGGGAGGAGTTCGGCTGCCCGGTCTTCGAGGGGTACGGGCTGACGGAGACCTCTCCCGTGGTGTCGTACAACCAGCGGGCGTGGCCGCTCAGACCGGGCACCGTGGGCCGGCCGATCTGGGGCGTCGAGGTCGAGATCGCCCGGGCGGATGTGGAGGACCGGGTGGAGCTCCTCGCCGCCGGCGAGGTGGGCGAGATCGTCATCCGCGGGCACAACGTGATGGCCGGCTACCTGAACCGGCCGGAGGCGACCGCCGAGGCGATCGTGGACGGCTGGTTCCGCTCGGGCGACCTCGGCGTCAAGGACGACGAGGGCTACCTGTCCATCGTCGACCGCAAGAAGGACGTGGTCCTGCGCGGCGGCTACAACGTCTACCCGCGCGAGGTCGAAGACGTCCTGGCCCGCCACCCGGCCATCGCCCAGGCAGCCGTCATCGGCCTGCCCCACCCCGTCCACGGCGAGGAGGTGTGCGCCGTGGTGACGACCCGCCCCGGCGCGGCCCCGGGCCCTGCCCTCGCCTCCGAGATCGTGGCCTGGAGCAGAGAGCGCATGGCCCCGTACAAGTACCCCCGCCGGGTCGAGTTCACCGACTCCTTCCCCCTGGGCCCCAGCGGCAAGATCCTCAAACGCGAGCTGGTCTCCCTCCTGACCGGCACGACAGGACGGCAGTAGCGGGTCCTACCGGCGGTGTCCGCGTACCACCGGCGGTGTCCGCGTACCGGTGCACCCGCGGCCTGCCGGTCCGTAGCGCGACGACGGTCACCCCGTGCCGGCGCGCAGGCGGTCTCACCGCCGCCACTCCTCTCATGGGACCCATCTGCCCCTCTGTCACCCATCCCCGCATCTCGACGGAACCTCACCCCTTACCAACAAACCAACCGCAGGGAGGCCCGCGGAGGCGGGGCCGGTGGGATGGGAAGGGCGGACGAGGGCGTGTCGGTGCCCGGCGGGCCGGGTGGCCTCCGGCACGGTGAGGCCAGTTGCCGCGCCCGCCCACCCGCGCGGAACGGC
This window encodes:
- a CDS encoding long-chain fatty acid--CoA ligase; the encoded protein is MTLSVAAILAESALRRPEHPAVVCGTRRITYRELWDGARRYAAALRARGIGPDDKVALLLPSTPHFPLAYFGVLALGAIAVPVHALLRSDEIAYVLEDSGAVALVCAAPLLAEGGKAAEATGTPLLTVMEEGDGEEGADGEQGGGRPPRLDALAARSAPVDRQVPRDPGDIAVILYTSGTTGRPKGALLTHLNVVMNVDTTMQSPFDFTPDDVLLGCLPLFHTFGQICGMNTCFRAGATLVLMPRFDGPGALDLMVRERCTLFMGVPTMYRALLDAARADPRRPQLDRAFSGGSALPVAFLDAFREEFGCPVFEGYGLTETSPVVSYNQRAWPLRPGTVGRPIWGVEVEIARADVEDRVELLAAGEVGEIVIRGHNVMAGYLNRPEATAEAIVDGWFRSGDLGVKDDEGYLSIVDRKKDVVLRGGYNVYPREVEDVLARHPAIAQAAVIGLPHPVHGEEVCAVVTTRPGAAPGPALASEIVAWSRERMAPYKYPRRVEFTDSFPLGPSGKILKRELVSLLTGTTGRQ
- a CDS encoding class I adenylate-forming enzyme family protein, whose product is MPSNETYVSQILEVISAEPEKVVLSWRDRTLTAAQLTALVRSAAHSLHRHAGGSDAGGGTAGTVVAILTVTNTGPTLVLRYAANLIGATVVHLHTTNAVDPADHLAADAKLKILRDTGATHLAVDAENVATARELRERLGTPLALVALGDLGPDVLDLTAGDADALDPSGMGIGLDRPAVVTYTSGTTGEPKGIAFDFRTRNGFISAGLQMGWRSVYLACLPLSHSSGATADDSLASGGSVVLRDGFDPGDALRCIEQYKITRMLLSPPQLYLLMDRPEVGSTDLSSLQMVTYVGSPASPERLAEAVKVFGDVLIQVYATSEAGFVSMLSPAEHLDPRLRETVGRPMPGWVRITDPDDHRDLSLGEIGEVCVRSAFTMSAYVAEPELTARTVRDRWVHTGDLGFVDGDGYLHLRGRIGEVIKTNGIKIHPVTVENAFLAHPDVAQAAVFCVKDRDRIEHLHAAVVLRAPGAVTPEELAEHIRATISPKHVPADIRVRPALPLTGVGKPDKARLAAEAGA
- the hemA gene encoding 5-aminolevulinate synthase, which gives rise to MNQYLELFSRHMKEGGSAEAKREFLEVSRLAGKFPAARSLRDGIGSEISVWCSNDYLGMGQHPLVLAATREALDAYGAGSGGSRNIGGTNHYHVLLEQELADLHGKANALLFTSGYTANDGALTVLAGRLGDCVVFSDEMNHASIIDGLRHSGAEKRIFRHNDTAHLEELISATDSDRPKMIVMESVYSMGGDVAPLAEIAAIARKHGAMTFLDEVHAVGMYGPQGAGIAASLGLADEFTVIMGTLAKGFGTTGGYIAGPAELVDAVRGLSRSFIFTTALPPSVVAGALAAVRHLRASDEERDRLRENARLTHRLLTEHGIPFVSDESHIVSIFVGDDALAQRISGLLLERHGIYVQSINAPSVRAGQEILRSAPGAVHEPAAVAEFVAALDGIWEELGVTRAPGWRRSAVTHG